AGatatagcactttatatttatccctattaaaatcCATCTCAATGAATTTAGGCCATTATTCTAGAGTATCCAAATCTCTTTAAATTCCAACTTTGTTGAATCTATTCTAAAAGGACATCAGAATAAAGTTTGACAAATAGCCaatcaattgataaatatttattaagcaccttattAACTATGCCAGGTACCgtgcaaatacaaatacaatacaaaaagatagtccttgcccacaaggagcttataatctaactggggaagacaaaacactaaagaaaactaaaaagtgGTTGGGGGAGAAATGTAAGTACCtgacagggagggaggagagcccTTGCAATGGTGGAGAAGTCAGTCAGAAAAGTCCCAAAATAGTGCAACCAGGTGAGACATGAGAAGATAAATGAATTGATGTTTCTgtttaaatggaggtttggagttcatggcACCATCTTCCAGAGAGGCAGAGGATAGTGGTGAAAAACAGGACCAAGGATGATGAGATCTGACAAAATGGGGAGGTTATCACAGTAATGAGCTTTCTGATGTATAGCAGAGAAGTTAGtaagagaagtcccaaagtagtgtagccaggggaaaaatgaaatacccTACAGCTTACTAACTTTATAGAAGTTCCTTGATGTACTGGTCCAGAGACCCTATATATAGAAAAGCTAGTCTGCTATGACACACtccctttttaaattaaattttattttatttttagatctacattcccttcccattcccccaccaattgagaaagaaagaaagacaacatCTTGTTAAAAACATGTATAATGGGGGTCGGGCTGCGGCTGGAAGTGCCCAGCGGCCGGACACCCCCTCATGGCGGCGGCGGCGACGACGGCTTTGGGACGGTGACGGAGAGCGCGAGCCCGGCgacccatctctcccctactccccatGCTGTGCGCCCCCTGACACTGCCCCGACCCCGACCCCCGCCGGGATGATGGTGAAGTATTTCCTGGGGCAGAGCATGCTCCGGAGCTCTTGGGACCAAGTGTTTGCTGCCTTCTGGCAGCGTTACCCCAACCCCTACAGCAGGCATGTGCTGACGGAGGACATCGTGCACCGGGAGGTGACCCCCGATCGGAAGCTGCTGTCCAGGCGGCTTCTAACGAAGACCAACCGCATGCCCCGCTGGGCGGAGCGCTTCTTTGCTGCTAACGTAGCTCACTCGGTGTACATCCTCGAGGACTCTATCGTGGACCCACAGAACCAGACCATGACCACTTTCACCTGGAACATCAACCATGCCCGGCTGATGGTGGTGGAGGAAAGATGTGTTTACTGTGTGAACCCTGAAAATAGTGGCTGGACTGAAATCCGACGGGAGGCCTGGGTCTCCTCCAGTTTGTTTGGGGTCTCCAGAGCTGTGCAGGAGTTCGGCCTAGCTAGATTCAAAAGTAACGTGACCAAGACCATCAAAGGCTTTGAGTACATCCTGGCCAAGCTGCAAGGTGAAGCTCCTTCTAAGACACTTGTTGAAACAGCTAAGGAAGCAACTGAGAAGGCAAAGGAAACTGCTTTGGCAGCTACCAAGAAGGCTAAGGACCTGGCCAGCAAGGCCGCCaccaagaagcagcagcagcagcaacagcaacactatGTTTAAAGAAGTCATCCTACTGCTTCCCCTGCAACAAGAGGCCCTGCTGCCCTCCCAGATCGCCAGTACCCAAGGCTGAGAGCCTCTTGGCAAGATTTGGCATTGGGCCTGGAGCCCCAGCCCTTGAGACCATCAACCTAATGCAACCCCACAGACAATCCAGCTCTCCTCCCATTACCCGCCCTGTGTCCGAGTTGTAATTtatcattaaaaatcaattttcagtgcaaaaaaaaaaaacatgtataaCATGGTTGAGAAAAAAATaccacattggctatgtccaaaaaacaaacaaaaaaccaacaataacGACAAGACAATCAGTTCTGTGATTATCTTTCTGTCAGAAGGTAGGAAACATATTTCAGTTTGAGTTCTCTAGAATTAT
This region of Trichosurus vulpecula isolate mTriVul1 chromosome 3, mTriVul1.pri, whole genome shotgun sequence genomic DNA includes:
- the LOC118841346 gene encoding PRELI domain-containing protein 1, mitochondrial-like → MMVKYFLGQSMLRSSWDQVFAAFWQRYPNPYSRHVLTEDIVHREVTPDRKLLSRRLLTKTNRMPRWAERFFAANVAHSVYILEDSIVDPQNQTMTTFTWNINHARLMVVEERCVYCVNPENSGWTEIRREAWVSSSLFGVSRAVQEFGLARFKSNVTKTIKGFEYILAKLQGEAPSKTLVETAKEATEKAKETALAATKKAKDLASKAATKKQQQQQQQHYV